The Diospyros lotus cultivar Yz01 chromosome 15, ASM1463336v1, whole genome shotgun sequence genome has a window encoding:
- the LOC127792509 gene encoding stigma-specific STIG1-like protein 2, producing MKPITAIIMIAMAAASIVTLGTTYFGHEERDQKPSLNHSIDHSLEKTPALPAKRVSRFLVENKNPRAADHCHKDHEVCHLQDYGYNSTCCNNKCVDLATDHHNCGACKNKCPFPEDCCRGQCVYLPYDKRHCGRCNNRCEKGLLCIYGMCDYP from the coding sequence ATGAAGCCCATTACAGCAATCATCATGATAGCCATGGCCGCGGCCTCAATCGTCACTCTGGGCACAACATATTTCGGGCACGAAGAACGCGACCAGAAACCATCTCTGAATCACAGTATTGATCACTCTCTGGAGAAGACGCCGGCTTTGCCGGCGAAGAGGGTGAGCCGATTCCTGGTCGAGAATAAGAACCCCAGAGCCGCCGACCACTGCCACAAGGACCACGAGGTCTGCCATCTCCAAGACTACGGCTACAACTCCACCTGCTGCAACAACAAATGCGTCGACCTGGCCACCGACCACCACAATTGCGGCGCCTGCAAGAACAAGTGTCCCTTCCCCGAGGATTGCTGCCGGGGGCAGTGCGTGTACTTGCCCTACGACAAGCGCCACTGCGGCAGGTGTAATAACAGGTGCGAGAAGGGTTTGCTCTGCATTTATGGAATGTGCGACTACCCCTAG